A genome region from Bombus terrestris chromosome 10, iyBomTerr1.2, whole genome shotgun sequence includes the following:
- the LOC100652184 gene encoding 60S acidic ribosomal protein P1 encodes MNSKAELACIYSTLILVDDDVAVTGEKIQTILKAAAVDVESYWPGLFAKALEGVNIKELITKIGSGVGSAPAAPAAAAAPASTESAPKEEKKKEEPEEQESDDDMGFGLFD; translated from the exons ATGAATTCCAAAGCTGAACTTGCTTGCATTTATTCAACATTAATACTTGTTGATGACGATGTTGCTGTAACT GGGGAAAAGattcaaacaattttaaaaGCTGCCGCTGTTGATGTGGAATCTTATTGGCCTGGACTTTTTGCCAAGGCTTTAGAAGGAGTTAATATAAAAGAACTGATAACAAAGATTGGATCAGGAGTTGGAAGTGCACCAGCAG CACCCGCAGCAGCTGCTGCACCTGCTAGTACAGAAAGTGCACctaaggaagagaaaaagaaagaagaacctGAAGAACAAGAATCTGACGATGATATGGGCTTTG GATTATTTGACTAA
- the LOC100642274 gene encoding protein SYS1 homolog, translating into MNNISGQFRKTMWDPFLIISQIIAVQTVMYFCLGLWIWIVASYIGSTKSLDYVFHYKQIHVRDFAGQFIIIIFILNALIGAIALWWLVQRTKQCMDFACTAHLIHLLCCWIYNASFPSTFSWWCLNIISLSIMCVCGEFLCMKTELQAIPLSMSSQKTAL; encoded by the coding sequence atgaataatatttctGGACAATTCCGTAAAACAATGTGGGATCCGTTCCTTATAATATCTCAAATAATTGCAGTCCAGACTGTGATGTACTTCTGCCTTGGATTATGGATTTGGATTGTTGCATCATACATAGGATCCACAAAGTCATTAGATTATGTTTTCCATTATAAACAAATACACGTTAGAGATTTTGCTGGAcagtttataataattatttttatcttaaatGCATTAATTGGAGCAATCGCACTATGGTGGTTAGTACAGCGGACAAAACAGTGTATGGATTTTGCCTGTACAGCACacttaatacatttattatgctGTTGGATATACAATGCAAGTTTTCCATCAACTTTTAGTTGGTGGTGTTTAAACATTATATCTTTAAGCATAATGTGCGTTTGTGGTGAATTCCTTTGCATGAAAACTGAATTACAAGCAATACCATTAAGCATGAGCAGTCAGAAAACAGCCTTGTAA
- the LOC100652304 gene encoding NADH dehydrogenase [ubiquinone] iron-sulfur protein 6, mitochondrial, whose translation MANLKIVKFLEASNKRRKPNIIGLITKNVHDVTTKSAKKVTHTGQIYDEDDYRNVRFINRPKEVNDNWAIKLIAEVPATPVKDKIIACDGGGGPLGHPKVYINLDKPGNHTCGYCGLRFYKEHH comes from the exons atggcGAATTTGaaaatcgtaaaatttttaGAAGCTTCCAACAAAAGACGTAAACCTAATATTATAGGACTAATAACAAAAAATGTACATGATGTAACTACAAAATCTGCTAAAAAGGTTACCCATACTGGCCAg atATATGATGAGGATGATTATCGTAATGTACGATTTATAAATAGACCAAAGGAGGTTAATGATAATTGGGCCATTAAATTAATAGCGGAAGTTCCTGCTACTCCAGtgaaagataaaattatagCATGTGATGGGGGAGGTGGACCTTTGGGACATCCAAAAGTTTACATTAATTtg GATAAACCTGGTAATCATACTTGTGGATATTGTGGTTTACGCTTTTATAAAGAACATCATTAA